Within the Nicotiana tabacum cultivar K326 chromosome 11, ASM71507v2, whole genome shotgun sequence genome, the region ATATCTAAGGTCCCAAAACTTTATGGTTGAGTCATGAGAGCCAGTTACAACCTGAGGATCCATTGGTCGAGTAAAAACAGAGCAAACAGTGTTATCATGTCCAGAGAGAGCAAAAATTTGTGTTTTACTCCGAATATCCCAAACCCTACAAACAGAATCACAACCCCCAGTGAACAAGATGTCAATTGTGGGATGAAGAGCCAAGCAATAAACACCACTCAAATGGCCATGATAAGAGCGAATCACCTTATTTTGTTCAAGGTCCCAACATTTAACTTGTTTATCGTCACCAGCTGAGAGCATATATGTGTGTTTGTTGCTAACAGCAAGGCCTCGTATTTGCCCAATGTGATTTGTTAATGTGAGCTTCAACCTACCGCTAGCTAAATCCCATATCTTAATAGTTCCATCTGCTGAACCTGTACAAAACCAATTATTACTAGGATTGATTGCCACTGACCGCACCCATCCCAAATGCCCACTAATAAAATCTAGTGAACAGTCGAGAAAGGAGGTAGGAAGCTTTAAATTCAACTAAGAAAACTAGGTAGTAGTAGCCGTATTTATAATGGTATATGACCCAATTCAACTAGGACTAGAAAACATATCCAAATTTTGACTAGAAAATCAATCCCGAACCTAAATTGAGTGGGAGAAAATCACATATAACGGCAAAAtctagaaaacaaaagaaattctCCATAAACGTAGTGTCTAGACTGAACGCTTATTTATTGTCTATAAGTCCGAACGAAGCTCGCCTGATTTTCTGGATTAGCTTCGTAAAGACTTAAGGGTTTAACGATCCAAGACATTATCATTATTTGAGAGTCAAATAAGATTTTTATATCATGTTTTTTGCTAATaattcttaaatattttgaattgttaactattattatgacttataatattttttatgtaatttttaaaaatgtaaaaaagaATTGCAAATTTTATATTCAAATTCGCTCCAAAAATTAACATGACCCTAATAGAAAGCCACGTAATCTATTAAACACCGGGATCTAGAACAGAAGAAAAAAATTTCAATGCTTGGCTGAAGTCTTTCAAATGCAACTACATACAACAGAAAACGACCAAAGAAGTTATCCAGATGTATGAGCTGCGTTTATTATACATGCCAAACAGGGGAACATCTAATCGGATAGtttatagaaaataaaaaaatccaatGTTTTTTTATAGACtcttgtttaccctaaaatctaAATaccaattaaacttatattgtggttttaaaaaTACGTAACTTAGTCCAATACTAATTGATAAACGAGGAATTAAATATCTAAATTGAAGAAATAAAGCAAGTCAAACCAGTGTGCAAACCAAGTCTTGACCTCGAGTTATGATGGCCTTTAGGTAGGTTAGCAATAACAACAAAATTATAAGGTAACTCTGATGAATAGTAAGCAACAAAGTGAATAATGTATATTCCTTTTTCAATGAATCGTGTGTTACAAATGAATgggctcccctttatatagtaggggggGATCCTAAATAAAgtacacttctaattatagtaggGAATCTTATGGGACAATTGTATAACTGCCAAGTACAAATCCGTTCCGAAATTTACGCCGGAATCTTTGGGCCGTTGCGGGAATCTCGCTCTTTCTGTTATTAAACCATAACGGTATTATCCCGAGGTTTGTCATACTCGGTCTTGGTTTTCATCGAGCACTTCGGTCTTCAATTTCTATACTCCGCCATCGGGCTCGAGCCAGGTCTATTTTGGGCTTTTTCTTGAAGCAACTCCCCGAGCCTACGAAATCGGGCATACCTGATTTCGatcgtatacaaatagtccccgcgtttcttgtaataagatgataagaaacgatttgagcCTCAATTTTTTGGAGCCcctgatgatgacgtcatccctGTGACGTAAGCGCTCGAAGTGACCGAAACGTTCCATCGGTTCGCTTCCCCAAAACATTAAATGCTTGCTAGTGGCGGTCCGCCACTAGCACCGTTGAACTGTCGCCGcttgcctataaatacaaggcTCCTTATTCGAATCAAAAACTTTACTTCCATCTTCTAGCCACCTTCAAACTTCTGTGATCTCTCTCCctcttcatctctctctctctctcactacCTATTATTCCCGCCCTTTTAGCGTCGAAAGATATCAAACTCCGCCTCTTTCCGCTTCTTCTAACCTAAatcaatggcgaaaacctccAAAACCGTTCCTCAAAAGCAGAAAGCTTCCACCTCCTCTTCCCCGCCGACCGACGATAAAGCGCCAGTCTTTCACGAGATTATTCCCGGCCCATGTGTCATAAAGAAAGACTTCAAAGTTAAAAATCCCCCCGTGATTCCTGGACGATATGAGCATGTATCGAGGTATATTTTCTTGATAACCGAGAAGCACCTCGAGGCCATGAAGAGGGACTATGGCTGGGGGATGCGGTCGTCGTACAGATCCCCATCCCCGAGGAGAATATCaccactcatgtggaggggtttctaagtgtttacattTACCCCTTCACGTTGGATCCCATCGACCCAATCATGATCGACTTCTGCAAGAGGTATCAGGTCACTCTCGGCCAGATCCACCATTCTTTCTGGCGCATAGTGATCATGCTCCGCTACTTTTCCAGCAAGGCCGAGGGGCTAGAGTTAACCCTCAATCATCTTATCCGGTTGTATCGGCCTCAACTTTTCTGAGATCTGATCAAGCTCCAATGCTAGTCGACGAAGGCCTTCTTTTCCAGCAACGACGAGGATAAGGATCGGGGCTGGATGAGCCGGTTCGTGCGAGTGAAGACCAGTGACATCATCCCAAAGGAGAAAATGTCGTTCCCAGTGAATTGGAACCCCGATTGTAAGCGAAGTTTTTTCCGAGTAGCCTTTTGTATTCTGTTTTTGCATTGCGTGATGCCTTCATCATTTTGCAACGGTTGCTTGGATGCCTCATGAGGTCACCGACCTCGAAGACTGGGTCCAAAAACTAGATGCGACCTCCTCGTATGACGAGCACTGCTAGCGTGACTTGGCGTGGGGCAGATGGGAAGCCAAACACCACGGTAAGTTCTTCTTGTAAGTTTTTGATGCTTTCCACTTTATCAGAGATGTTTCTTTACTCATACCTAACTTTCATTCATGCAGGCATTGGAGATGTCTCTGAAATAAGGCAAGCCCTGCCCGAGGAGGAGACCGAGTCCCTGATTCCGAAATCGGggaaagataataagaggaaaagggtTTCGAAGCCCGAAGACCCCCAACATAAAAGGGGCCTT harbors:
- the LOC107806034 gene encoding protein pleiotropic regulatory locus 1-like yields the protein MQKQNTKGYSEKTSLTIGVPIHWERHFLLWDDVTGLHSHEPAHPAPILILVVAGKEGLRRLALELDQISEKLRPIQPDKMIEDFISGHLGWVRSVAINPSNNWFCTGSADGTIKIWDLASGRLKLTLTNHIGQIRGLAVSNKHTYMLSAGDDKQVKCWDLEQNKVIRSYHGHLSGVYCLALHPTIDILFTGGCDSVCRVWDIRSKTQIFALSGHDNTVCSVFTRPMDPQVVTGSHDSTIKFWDLRYGKTMTTLTHHKKSVRAMAQHPKEEDSFASASADSMRKFNLPKGELLHGMLSQQKTIINVMAVNDEGVMATGGENGSLWFWDWRSGHNFQQAQTKVQPGSFDSEAGIYALT